One stretch of Ailuropoda melanoleuca isolate Jingjing chromosome 20, ASM200744v2, whole genome shotgun sequence DNA includes these proteins:
- the LOC100472696 gene encoding LOW QUALITY PROTEIN: olfactory receptor 49 (The sequence of the model RefSeq protein was modified relative to this genomic sequence to represent the inferred CDS: inserted 1 base in 1 codon; substituted 1 base at 1 genomic stop codon), with amino-acid sequence MGNHTVVTEFVLLGLSDACELQGLIFLGLLLTHLLTLLGNLLIVGIALMHGRLHXPMYYSLRSSAVLETWFTSVIFPKMLTNILTGDKTISVPGCFLQSFLYFFLGTTEFFLLAVMSFDRYVAICNPLRYATIMSKRTCVQLVLCSWVAGFLLIIFPSFITFRQPFCGPNVINHFFCDNFPLLELICADTSVIELLGFIVANFSLLGTLSVTATCYGHILHTILHVPSAKERQKAFSTCSSHIAAVSLFYGSCIFMYVRSGKGNEGEDKNKVVALLNTAVTPVLNPFIYTLRNKQVKXVFRKQMSKLLS; translated from the exons ATGGGGAACCACACCGTTGTCACTGAGTTTGTCCTGCTGGGGCTCTCAGATGCCTGTGAGCTGCAGGGGCTCATCTTCCTGGGGCTTCTCCTGACCCACCTCCTCACTCTGCTGGGGAATCTCCTCATTGTGGGCATCGCCCTCATGCACGGGCGCCTCC GCCCCATGTACTACTCCCTCCGCAGCTCTGCTGTCCTGGAGACCTGGTTCACCTCCGTCATCTTCCCCAAGATGCTGACCAACATCCTGACCGGAGACAAGACCATTTCCGTCCCAGGCTGTTTCCTACAAAGcttcctctatttcttcctgggCACCACAGAGTTCTTCCTCCTGGCGGTGATGTCCTTTGACAGGTATGTGGCCATATGTAACCCCTTGCGTTATGCCACCATCATGAGCAAAAGAACCTGTGTCCAGCTAGTCCTTTGTTCATGGGTGGCAGGATTCCTTCTCATCATCTTTCCAAGTTTCATCACTTTTCGGCAGCCATTTTGTGGCCCCAATGTCATTAATCATTTCTTCTGTGATAACTTCCCACTCCTGGAGCTCATATGTGCAGACACGAGTGTGATAGAGCTCCTGGGCTTTATTGTGGCCAACTTCAGTTTACTGGGCACGCTGTCCGTGACGGCCACCTGCTACGGCCACATCCTCCATACCATCCTGCACGTCCCCTCAGCCAAGGAGAGGCAGAAAGCCTTCTCAACCTGCTCCTCCCACATCGCTGCTGTGTCTCTCTTCTACGGCAGCTGCATCTTCATGTATGTCCGGTCAGGGAAGGGTAATGAGGGAGAGGACAAAAACAAGGTGGTGGCCCTGCTCAACACCGCGGTCACCCCGGTGCTCAATCCCTTCATCTACACCCTGAGGAACAAACAGGTGAAGTAGGTGTTTAGAAAGCAAATGAGCAAGCTCCTCTCTTAA